The Eikenella corrodens genome segment ATTGCGCGCGCCTTTGCTGCCGTGGGTCAGCGCGCCCACCGCGCCGCAGGCTGCCGCGCCGCCGAGGCCGAACAGCGCAGTTTTAGAAATAGTTTGCTGGCCGGTAACCGGATCGGTAACGCAGCCGTTCAGGGCAAAGGTGGCGGCTAGGGTTAATACTGTTAGACGTTTCATCATAATTGATTTCCTTTTGTGGAAGAGTTTGGTGAAAACAAAAAGTTAATATAAAACACGCTGCCTACAGTAGCCACTATAGGCGAGCTGCCGTATAAACAAAAGCCGCTGCGGCAACATTTACCGTTTTCAAAACTTTCCAAAAGTTTGTTTACATTTGCCCGCCATGTGGCTGCAAACAAGGCTTTCGGCTACAATGCCCTTCCCGACAACCCAACAGGCTACCTGAAAATATGTTGTGCCTCTCCCGCCTCCTCCTGCCTGCGCTCGCCTTGTGTGCTGTTGCTTTTGCCCACGCCGAGCTCCCGGCCGGCCTCTATCTATACCAGGGCAACGATGGTGGCAACTACCGCCCCGCCGACGAGCCAGATGCTATTCCGTTCCCGCGTTCACCCTCCATCCATGCCGAGCGGAAAGTTTGTATCCCTGCCGACAGCCAAGCCTGGCTGCAAGAGCAAATAAGTCGGCGCACCACCGGCCTCTATCCCCAGGGCCGGTTTGAAGAACGCCAAACCGACCACGGCCGGGTTTACACCCTGCTCAATCCCGCCCAAGCCAAGCCCGGTTTGGATGCTTATACCGTGAGCATGGTGCTGAAAGAAGACCCGCAAGGGCGCCCTGTTGTTGCCTTCTCCATCAACTCCACCGATACCGAACGCAATTCCGTCCACAACACCCAAGTTAACCAGCACTACACCTACCAAGGCCCAAGCTGTCCCGTCGAAGCCGATAGCAAATAAATTTCAGCTGCACAGAAACTTCGCAGTAGTTTTATTTTCAGGTAGCCTCTAATTTTTAACTAACCACATCCATTGCCACTATGCCAAGCATCTACAACACCCTCACCCGCCAAAAAGAGCCCTTCGCCCCCATCGATCCGAAAAATGTGCGCATGTACGTTTGCGGCATGACCGTGTACGACTACTGCCACCTCGGCCACGCCCGCGTGATGGTGGTGTTCGACATGATTGCCCGTTGGCTGCGCGAATGCGGCTATCCGCTCACTTATGTGCGCAACATCACCGATATCGACGACAAAATCATCGCCCGAGCGGCTGAAAACGGCGAAACCATCGGCGAGCTCACCGCCCGCTTCATCCAAGCCATGCACGAAGATGCCGACGCCTTGGGCGTACTGCGGCCCGACGTTGAACCGAAGGCCACGGAAAACATTCCGCAGATGATTGCCATGATTGAAGCCCTGATTCGCAACGGCAAGGCTTATCCCGCCGCCAACGGCGACGTTTATTATGCCGTGCGCGAGTTTGCCGCTTACGGCCAATTATCCGGCAAATCGCTGGACGACCTGCGCGCGGGCGAGCGCGTGGAAGTGGACGGTTTCAAACGCGACCCGCTTGATTTCGTGCTGTGGAAAGCCGCCAAAGCAGGCGAACCGGCATGGGAAAGCCCGTGGGGCAACGGCCGCCCGGGCTGGCACATCGAATGCTCCGCCATGAGCGACAAGCTGTTCGGCGACACCTTCGACATCCACGGCGGCGGCGCAGATTTGCAGTTCCCGCACCATGAAAACGAAATCGCCCAAAGCGTTGGCGCCAGCGGCCATGTTTGCGGACACGAACACGCGCACACCCACCACGGCCAAAGCATCGCCAGCCACGTTAAATACTGGCTGCACAACGGCTTTATCCGCGTGGACGGCGAAAAAATGTCCAAATCCCTGGGCAACTTCTTCACCATCCGCGACGTGCTGAAGCAATACGATCCCGAAATTGTGCGCTTCTTCATCCTGCGCGCCCACTACCGCAGCCCGCTGAATTATTCGGATGCGCACCTCGACGACGCCAAAAACGCCCTCACCCGCCTCTACAACACCCTGGCCAATGTGCCGCCTGTAGAGTTTCAGGTAGCCTCCGAAGCCAACGACTATACCCGCCGTTTCTTTGCCGCCATGAACGACGATTTCGACACCGTGCAGGCCGTGGCCGTATTGTTTGAGTTGGCAGGCGAAGCCAATAAAACCCAATCTGCCGAGCTTTCCGGCTGCCTCAAAGCCCTTGCCGGCACCATTGGGCTGCTGCAACGTAACCCCACCGAATTCCTGCAAGGCGGCGCGACCGCAAACGGTTTGAGCAACGAAGAAATCGAAGCCCTCATCGCCCGGCGCAAGCAAGCCCGCGCCGACAAAAACTGGGCCGAATCCGACCGCATCCGCGACCTGCTCGCCGAGCAAGGCATCACCCTGCGCGACGGCGCGGACGGCACCAGCTGGACACGCGGCTGATAAGTTTGATGTAAGTAAACAAAGGCTACCTGAAATTTCAGGTAGCCTTTTTTCAGGTAGCCTTTAGCAGGGTATTAGATTCAAGAACCTGACCTACGGCTTTTCAGGTAGCCTGAAAGGGAAAGGGCTACCTGAAGAATATTGGGTTTATCAATCAAACTTACTTGCTGGCCTCCGGTTTAAATGAAGGTGAAAGTAAAACTTTCCTTGCAAAAGAAACAGCTTGTAACTGGTATGAATCTTCCTCTGGGCATCTATCTCCCCTACCCCAAGGATTTGGATTTTGTTCAAACTTAGAATAACCTAGTGCCGGCACAAAAACATACATCGTTTTTTCAGCCATCAACTCATTTGTCTTTGTGTCAATTATCTTTATTGTTGTTCCGGCTATCCAATGCTTGCGGTTTTCCCAAGAAACATCATTCTCATAGGTGACTGCGTAGCGGGCAGGATGTGCTGGATTAGTCTCTTGATTAAACGGCTTGTCATATATATGCCAATTACCACTATAACGAATAATCGAGCCATCTTTTTGCAAAACATCAACATAATCATAGTGCACATGGGAAAAATATGGCAAAAAACTGGCAACATATTCTTCCCGCTTTGATTCACTCTCTACCGCCGCATCCTCCCACATCTGGAGACCTTTGCAAAATCCCCCAAAATCCCCTAAATTTCCACCCAAGACATTTAGGGGATTTCTCATGAGCACCTTCTTCCAGCAAACCGCACAAGCCATGATTGCCAAACACATCGACCGCTTCCCACTATTGAAGTTGGATCAAGTGATTGATTGGCAACCGATCGAACAGTACCTGAATCGTCAAAGAACCCGTTACCTTCGAGACCACCGCGGCCGTCCCGCCTATTCCCTGTTATCCATGTTCAAAGCCGTCCTGCTCGGACAATGGCACAGCCTCTCCGATCCCGAACTCGAACACAGCCTCATCACCCGCATCGATTTCAACCTATTTTGCCGTTTTGACGAGTTGAGCATCCCCGATTACAGCACCTTATGCCGCTACCGCAACTGGCTGGCGCAAGACGACACCCTGTCCGAATTGCTGGAACTGATTAACCGCCAACTGACCGAAAAAAACCTAAAAGTAGAGAAAGCATCCGCCGCCGTCATTGACGCCACCATTATTCAGACCGCCGGCAGCAAACAGCGTCAGGCCATAGAAGTCGATGAAGAAGGACAAGTCAGCGGCCAAACCACACCGAGTAAAGATAAAGATGCCCGTTGGACAAAGAAAAACGGCCTCTACAAACTCGGTTACAAACAACATACCCGTACCGATGAGGAAGGCTATATCGAGAAACTGCACATTACCCCCGCCAATACCCATGAGTGCAACCACCTGTTGCCTTTGCTGGAAGGAATAGCCAAAGACACAACCGTCTATGCCGATAAAGGCTACGACAGTGCGGAAAACCGGCAACATCTGGAAGAGCGTCGACTGCAGGATGGCATTATGCGCAAAGCCCACCGCAACCGCCCGCTGACGGAAGCGCAAACCAAACGCAACCGATATTTGTCGAAGACCCGTTATGTGGTCGAACAAAGCTTCGGTACGTTGCACCGTAAATTCCGCTACGCGCGGGCAGCCTATTTCGGACTGATTAAAGTGAGTGCGCAAAGCCATCTGAAGGCGATGTGTTTAAACCTGTTGAAAGCGGCTAACAGGCTAAGTGTGCCTGTTGCCGCCTAAAAGGCGGCCCGGATGCCTGATTATCGGGTATCCGGGGAGGATTAAGGAGGTATTTGGGTAAAACAGGAGGTATTGGGGGAGGGAAATAGCCGAAAACCTGTGTTTGGGTTCTGGCTGTCAGCGAAAAGGTGAAGAGAGGTATTTTGCAAAGGTCTCATCTGGTCTTTCCGCGGGTTGTAGCGGTTGCTCTGATACTTCTCGTCATCCCCCCGCACTTTCAGCAGCAGGATGCCGTCCACATTGTCCGCCGTGCGGTAGATCTTCTCGCCGGCGTTTTGGCACAGCTGGTCGAAACGGGCTTTGGCGGGATCGTAGCGTTTGCGCCATTCGGCCACTTTTTCGGCATTCTCCCGCTCTTCCTGCCAGACGAGCGCTTTAGGAAACAGAAAAAACAGCGCTGCCACAACAAGCCCGGGAGCTGGCAACAGCCATGGGTATTTCTTCAAAAACTTGGGCTGGGCTTTGTAGCATAGAAAGATCGAGCCTAGCGCACATACCAGCATCGTGCCCCAATACAGCATGGCGATTAATTGGGTGATGTCTCTTAACGTGATCATGTTTTTCCTAGTTAATTTTGTTTGGGGCTGTCCTAGATAACCAGGAATATTCAAAATTGATTAAAATATTCCTATGAGAAAAAGTCGCCTCAGCCAGCCCGTTCAAAACAAACTGATCGAATTGTTCGTTGCAGGAGCAACCGCCCGTACTGCCGCCGAATTGGCCGGAGTCAATAAAAACACCGCTGCCTACTACTTTCACCGTTTACGCTTGCTTATCTTTAATCGTTGCGAACACTTGGAAATGTTTGATGGCGAAGTAGAAGCAGATGAAAGCTATTTTGGCGGCTGCCGCAAAGGCAAACGCGGTCGCGGAGCAGCCGGAAAAGTGGTGGTATTCGGACTGTTGAAGCGTAACGGTAAGGTTTACACCGTTACCGTGGCCAATACTCAGTCGGCTACCCTGCTGCCGATTATCCGGGAGAAGGTAAGGCCGGACAGTGTGGTCTATACTGATTGCCACAGTGCCTACAATGTATTGGATGTTAGCGAGTTTAACCACTTGCGCATCAATCACCGCACCTGTTTTGCAGACAGGCAAAACCACATTAACGGGATTGAGAACTTCTGGAGTCAGGCCAAACGCCATTTGCGTAAATTCAACGGCATTCCGAAAAAGCATTTCGAACTGTATTTGAAAGAGTGCGAATGGCGATTTAACAACAATGAAATGAAATCTCAAATTGCCATGTTAAAACAAATGGTAAAAGATAGTCTAACCTAGTTATCTAGGACAGCCCCTTTTGTTTTGCCCGGCAGCAGCATATCCGGAATCTTAGAGGCTA includes the following:
- the cysS gene encoding cysteine--tRNA ligase, translated to MPSIYNTLTRQKEPFAPIDPKNVRMYVCGMTVYDYCHLGHARVMVVFDMIARWLRECGYPLTYVRNITDIDDKIIARAAENGETIGELTARFIQAMHEDADALGVLRPDVEPKATENIPQMIAMIEALIRNGKAYPAANGDVYYAVREFAAYGQLSGKSLDDLRAGERVEVDGFKRDPLDFVLWKAAKAGEPAWESPWGNGRPGWHIECSAMSDKLFGDTFDIHGGGADLQFPHHENEIAQSVGASGHVCGHEHAHTHHGQSIASHVKYWLHNGFIRVDGEKMSKSLGNFFTIRDVLKQYDPEIVRFFILRAHYRSPLNYSDAHLDDAKNALTRLYNTLANVPPVEFQVASEANDYTRRFFAAMNDDFDTVQAVAVLFELAGEANKTQSAELSGCLKALAGTIGLLQRNPTEFLQGGATANGLSNEEIEALIARRKQARADKNWAESDRIRDLLAEQGITLRDGADGTSWTRG
- a CDS encoding IS5 family transposase produces the protein MSTFFQQTAQAMIAKHIDRFPLLKLDQVIDWQPIEQYLNRQRTRYLRDHRGRPAYSLLSMFKAVLLGQWHSLSDPELEHSLITRIDFNLFCRFDELSIPDYSTLCRYRNWLAQDDTLSELLELINRQLTEKNLKVEKASAAVIDATIIQTAGSKQRQAIEVDEEGQVSGQTTPSKDKDARWTKKNGLYKLGYKQHTRTDEEGYIEKLHITPANTHECNHLLPLLEGIAKDTTVYADKGYDSAENRQHLEERRLQDGIMRKAHRNRPLTEAQTKRNRYLSKTRYVVEQSFGTLHRKFRYARAAYFGLIKVSAQSHLKAMCLNLLKAANRLSVPVAA
- a CDS encoding IS1595-like element ISEco1 family transposase, with product MRKSRLSQPVQNKLIELFVAGATARTAAELAGVNKNTAAYYFHRLRLLIFNRCEHLEMFDGEVEADESYFGGCRKGKRGRGAAGKVVVFGLLKRNGKVYTVTVANTQSATLLPIIREKVRPDSVVYTDCHSAYNVLDVSEFNHLRINHRTCFADRQNHINGIENFWSQAKRHLRKFNGIPKKHFELYLKECEWRFNNNEMKSQIAMLKQMVKDSLT